Proteins co-encoded in one Xanthomonas campestris pv. badrii genomic window:
- a CDS encoding M23 family metallopeptidase produces the protein MKLLMILIAGVAIGAGGYWWLERHAPEAKVPPAASTVVPPSTGMDLAVAPSPAAPETMPATPVPASTTPAVAAASATPAPAPVTDTSATTAGLLIPVQGVGSNQLQDTFTDARSEGRVHDAIDILAPSGTPVLAVADGTVEKLFTSERGGLTVYQFEPGGTYCYYYAHLERYADGLTEKQTIKRGQVIGYVGSTGNANPAAPHLHFEIHRLGPEKQWWKGEALNPYPVLHGDQALP, from the coding sequence ATGAAGCTGCTGATGATCCTGATCGCGGGTGTGGCGATCGGCGCCGGTGGTTACTGGTGGCTGGAACGTCATGCACCGGAAGCGAAGGTACCGCCGGCCGCGAGCACGGTTGTACCGCCGTCTACCGGGATGGACCTCGCCGTGGCGCCGTCACCTGCAGCGCCGGAGACAATGCCTGCGACTCCTGTACCTGCGAGTACGACACCAGCGGTCGCCGCGGCGTCGGCTACACCCGCTCCCGCTCCGGTGACAGATACGTCGGCGACAACGGCCGGCTTGCTGATTCCGGTACAGGGCGTCGGCAGCAACCAGCTGCAGGACACCTTTACCGATGCACGCAGCGAAGGCCGTGTGCACGATGCGATCGATATCCTGGCCCCCTCCGGCACACCGGTCCTGGCTGTGGCCGATGGCACGGTCGAAAAGCTGTTCACCAGCGAGCGCGGCGGCCTGACCGTGTATCAGTTCGAGCCCGGCGGCACCTATTGCTACTACTACGCGCACCTGGAGCGCTACGCCGACGGCCTGACAGAGAAGCAAACGATCAAGCGCGGCCAGGTCATCGGCTATGTCGGCAGCACCGGCAACGCCAATCCGGCCGCACCGCATCTGCATTTCGAAATCCATCGGCTCGGGCCGGAAAAACAGTGGTGGAAGGGCGAGGCATTGAATCCCTATCCGGTATTGCATGGCGACCAAGCGTTACCGTGA
- a CDS encoding L,D-transpeptidase family protein: MPPCSYARVCLLALALGASLPALAQQAPQALPATTATPAAKAVQTGPRSDLHAQVLLDRAHFSPGQIDGERGSNQKRAVSGFQAAHDIKVTGELDDATWQALQADTTPALVQYTLTDADVAGPFQPIPKGPAEQAKLSALGYTSVDEALGERFHAAPALLRQLNPGVDLGKAGGVIQVPNIDGVAPLAKPAKLVVDKSDSTLRLFDANDKVYAQFPVSSGSKHDPLPIGRWKILGISRDPVFKYNPKLFWDAKKSDKKATLPAGPNNPVGRVWIDLSKPHYGLHGTPEPGHVGKTESHGCVRLTNWDVVNLASVVGPSVPVVMQE, encoded by the coding sequence ATGCCACCTTGCTCTTACGCTCGTGTCTGCTTGCTCGCCCTGGCGCTCGGCGCTTCATTGCCGGCGCTGGCACAGCAGGCGCCGCAAGCTTTGCCCGCCACTACTGCGACGCCTGCGGCGAAGGCCGTTCAAACCGGTCCGCGTTCGGACCTGCACGCGCAGGTACTGCTCGATCGTGCGCATTTTTCGCCCGGCCAGATCGATGGCGAGCGCGGCTCCAACCAGAAGCGTGCGGTCTCCGGGTTCCAGGCAGCGCACGACATCAAGGTCACCGGCGAACTGGATGACGCCACCTGGCAAGCATTGCAGGCCGACACCACACCGGCGCTGGTGCAATACACCTTGACCGACGCCGATGTCGCCGGGCCGTTCCAGCCGATTCCCAAAGGCCCGGCCGAGCAGGCCAAGCTGTCCGCGCTGGGCTATACGTCGGTCGATGAAGCATTGGGCGAGCGCTTCCACGCCGCTCCTGCATTGCTGCGCCAACTCAATCCGGGCGTGGACCTGGGCAAGGCCGGCGGCGTGATCCAGGTGCCCAACATCGATGGCGTTGCGCCGCTGGCCAAACCGGCCAAGCTGGTGGTGGACAAGTCCGACTCGACGCTGCGGCTGTTTGACGCAAACGACAAAGTGTATGCGCAGTTCCCGGTGTCTTCCGGCAGCAAGCACGACCCGCTGCCGATCGGCCGCTGGAAGATCCTCGGCATCTCGCGCGATCCGGTGTTCAAGTACAACCCCAAGCTGTTCTGGGATGCCAAGAAGAGCGACAAGAAGGCCACGCTTCCGGCAGGTCCGAACAACCCGGTCGGCCGGGTGTGGATCGACCTGTCCAAACCGCATTACGGCCTGCACGGCACGCCCGAACCCGGCCATGTCGGTAAGACCGAATCACACGGCTGTGTGCGCCTGACCAACTGGGACGTGGTGAACCTGGCCAGCGTGGTGGGCCCATCGGTGCCGGTGGTGATGCAGGAGTAG